GGCCACCTGCCACTCGCGATCGGTAAGCACCGGCGCCCCGGCCCGCAGCGCCGGCGTGCGGATCAGGTCGCAACGGCCGAGCAGCCCCGCCAGACGCTCGCGCGCCTCGCCGGCCGCCACCGAGTGTTGCTGGCGCAGCAGGTGCAGGGCCTGGGCGGTGGCCTCGGCGGCGTACACGGTCAGCTCCAGCGCGGCGTAGTCGTCGGCGACCGCCAGCAGATCCGCGGGGGAGTCGGTCACCGCGGCCCGTGCGTGCCGGGCCAGCAGCGGCGGGAGCACCCCGTCCACCCGCTCGGACAGCTCGGCGAGACGCTGCGCCACGGTGCGCCGCCCGCCGTCGGAGCAGGTGGGCCCGACCGGCCCGCCGGCCTGGTCCAACCGGACCAGGTCGTGCAGAACGTGCACCTCGTGCCCGGCGAAACCGTCCGCACGCAGCCGGTCGGCCAGGTCGTTGAGCTGCTTGACCGCGCCCGGCAGGTCACCCGACGCGGCGAGCACCGCGCCCCGGGCCTGCTCCAGCCACGGGTAGAGCACCGCCATGCCCGGCGCGTGGGTGCGGTCGGCCTCGGCCATCGCCTCGCTGGCCTGCGCGGCGTCGCCGCGCAGCGCCGCCGCCTGGGCCCGTTCGGCCTGGGCCAGACCGGCGTAGACCCGGCTGGTCGCCAGCACCGCGCACGCGCCCAACGACGTCCGCATCGCCGAGTCGCTCTGCCCGCGCAGTCGCGCGGCGTACGCCTGGAGGATGGCCAGGTATCCGGTGCCGAGCCGGAAGTCACCGGCGCCGGCCAGGTCGGCGAACTCGTCGGCCACGATCGCGTCGATCCCGACGAGGTCGCCGGTGAGCATGAGCCGGGTGCCGCGGGCCAGCTCCAGGGCCAGTTGCAAATAAGGCATGTCGGTGCGCCAACTGGCTGCCGCGGAGTGCACCTGTGCGATCGCCGCGCCGCTGCGGGTCAGCTGACCCTGGGCGGCCTGGACGTACGCGATGGTGCTGCGGGCCAGCTCGCGGGCGGCGATGCTGGCGGCAGGCCGATCGAGCACTGTCTGACTGAGCCGTACGGCGGTGGTCGTGTCGAGCCGGTGCAACCGCATGATCGCCTCGAAGGCGTGCACCCGGGCCCGGTCGGCCGAGTCGCCGAGCTGCTCGACCCGGCTCGCGATTTCCTCCACCGTGGACTCTCGACTGAGCCCCCAGTAGCTGACCATGCCGCGCACTGTCAGCCACCGGCAGAGCCGGCGTTCGTCCCCGGCCTCCAGGGTCACCGCGTCGAGGACGGTGATCGCCTCGTCGGGTCGGTCGGCGAACATCAGGATCGTGGCCAGCAGCTCCGCCGCGTCCGAGCCGCCGTCGGCGTGCAGCGCGGCCCGGGCCAGCCGGGTCGCCAGCGGCACGTCGTAGCGGGTGAACGCCTGCATCGCGGCGTCCACGAGCAGGGCGGCGTCCTGTGCGGTGCCCGAGTCGAGCCGCCAGACCGCCACCCGCAGCAGGTCGTCGCGGCGGCGCTTGCCGACCTGCTCCAGCAGCTCGGCGAGGTGTGCCTGGAGGCGTCGGGTGCGGCTGACCGGGCACCGGCGCCGCATCACCTCGCCGTAGAGCGGGTGGGCCAGGCGTACGTTCGTCCGCCGGTCGTGCTGGACGACTGTGATCAGCCCGCGCTCCTCGGCGAACTCCACATCGGACTGCTCGGCGGCCTGGTTGAGCAGGTGCAGGCCGAGCGGTTCGCCGAAGGCGACCAGCTCGACGACAGTGCGTACGCCGTCGGTGAGCTGCCCGACGCGGGTGTCGATCAGCTCGGTGAGGCTTGGCGCCAGCTCCAGCCGCCCGGTCCACTTCCAGATCCCGTAGGT
The DNA window shown above is from Micromonospora lupini and carries:
- a CDS encoding LuxR C-terminal-related transcriptional regulator, with translation MSRWKFVGRTDELNRLLAAVTGEAGRGLFFSGSAGIGKSRLLREGVSTLPTDRYAIWSIAASATTAALPFGGLVQVLPAEQPQGLSPAGILRWALGVLQQQAAGRRIVLAIDDAHLLDPPSAALVHLVARADNATVVGTLRDGEQIPLPIRALWTDDLVEHVELTPMPPSETAGLLAAILGGPVDAGSADRLGRLSAGNPLLLRELVHAANGSEELKRTYGIWKWTGRLELAPSLTELIDTRVGQLTDGVRTVVELVAFGEPLGLHLLNQAAEQSDVEFAEERGLITVVQHDRRTNVRLAHPLYGEVMRRRCPVSRTRRLQAHLAELLEQVGKRRRDDLLRVAVWRLDSGTAQDAALLVDAAMQAFTRYDVPLATRLARAALHADGGSDAAELLATILMFADRPDEAITVLDAVTLEAGDERRLCRWLTVRGMVSYWGLSRESTVEEIASRVEQLGDSADRARVHAFEAIMRLHRLDTTTAVRLSQTVLDRPAASIAARELARSTIAYVQAAQGQLTRSGAAIAQVHSAAASWRTDMPYLQLALELARGTRLMLTGDLVGIDAIVADEFADLAGAGDFRLGTGYLAILQAYAARLRGQSDSAMRTSLGACAVLATSRVYAGLAQAERAQAAALRGDAAQASEAMAEADRTHAPGMAVLYPWLEQARGAVLAASGDLPGAVKQLNDLADRLRADGFAGHEVHVLHDLVRLDQAGGPVGPTCSDGGRRTVAQRLAELSERVDGVLPPLLARHARAAVTDSPADLLAVADDYAALELTVYAAEATAQALHLLRQQHSVAAGEARERLAGLLGRCDLIRTPALRAGAPVLTDREWQVARLAAHGATSKAIAERLYLSARTVENHLQRIYTKLGVTGRSELWAALRSIPGHEGGGAG